A region of Leclercia adecarboxylata DNA encodes the following proteins:
- a CDS encoding aromatic amino acid transport family protein, with amino-acid sequence MNSENAVTERGCCNPAKWHSEDTVWVLGLFGTAIGAGVLFLPINAGIGGFWPLLIVFVLAFPITYLAHRGLARFIYSSNTPESTITDAIGEHFGALAGKVFTLIYFFAVYTILIMYAVAITNTAQSFITHQLGMVEPPRALVAIVLILGLMFIVRFGQRLIMRVMSALVYPFILSLVFMALFLIPHWNVAILHTLNPDAADNGHGMLLTLWMTFPVLVMSFNHYPIISPMVVRQKQRYGLALAERKCEQIQRYGILLMTLVVLFFVLSCVLSLSPQQLAEAKAQNLSILSYLANQFDTPVIAWLSPIIAFVAITKSFLGHYIGAYESLRDLILEAAAARGKTFAIRSVDVAILIFMVLTCWFAAYKNPSILGIIEYISGPTGAVILLLLPMYAIHKLPALAPYRGKASNVFVTLIGLITVFAIFYGMFQ; translated from the coding sequence ATGAATAGTGAAAATGCTGTTACAGAAAGAGGATGCTGCAATCCTGCAAAATGGCATAGCGAAGATACCGTCTGGGTACTTGGCCTGTTCGGGACGGCGATTGGCGCCGGGGTGCTGTTTTTGCCGATAAACGCCGGGATCGGCGGCTTCTGGCCGCTGCTAATCGTTTTTGTCCTGGCCTTTCCCATTACCTATCTGGCGCACCGCGGGCTGGCGCGCTTTATTTATTCGTCCAATACGCCAGAAAGCACCATTACCGATGCGATCGGTGAACATTTCGGCGCACTGGCGGGAAAAGTGTTCACCCTTATCTATTTTTTCGCCGTCTATACCATTCTGATTATGTACGCGGTGGCGATCACCAATACCGCCCAGAGCTTTATCACTCACCAACTCGGGATGGTGGAGCCGCCGCGGGCGCTGGTGGCTATAGTGCTGATTCTCGGGCTGATGTTTATCGTCCGCTTCGGGCAGCGGCTGATCATGAGGGTGATGAGCGCCCTGGTCTATCCCTTTATTCTCTCACTTGTTTTTATGGCGCTGTTTCTGATCCCACACTGGAACGTGGCGATTCTGCACACCCTCAATCCCGATGCGGCGGATAACGGACATGGCATGTTATTGACGCTGTGGATGACGTTTCCGGTGCTGGTGATGTCCTTTAACCACTATCCGATTATCTCCCCGATGGTGGTGCGTCAGAAGCAGCGCTATGGCCTGGCGCTCGCCGAGCGTAAATGCGAACAGATTCAGCGGTATGGCATCCTGCTGATGACCCTGGTGGTGCTCTTTTTCGTGCTCAGCTGCGTGTTAAGCCTGTCACCGCAGCAGTTGGCAGAGGCGAAGGCGCAGAATCTTTCTATTCTGTCGTATCTTGCCAACCAGTTCGATACGCCAGTTATCGCCTGGTTGTCGCCGATTATCGCCTTTGTTGCCATTACCAAGTCCTTCCTGGGCCACTATATCGGCGCCTATGAATCGTTGCGCGATCTGATCCTTGAAGCGGCCGCCGCGCGGGGGAAGACATTCGCCATCCGCTCGGTTGACGTGGCGATCCTGATTTTTATGGTCCTGACCTGCTGGTTCGCCGCCTACAAAAACCCCAGTATCCTCGGCATTATCGAATACATCAGCGGCCCCACCGGGGCGGTGATCCTGCTGCTGTTACCCATGTACGCCATCCATAAATTACCCGCGCTGGCACCATATCGCGGCAAAGCCAGCAACGTTTTTGTCACCCTGATTGGGCTGATTACCGTATTTGCCATTTTTTACGGCATGTTCCAGTAA
- a CDS encoding Zn-dependent hydrolase, which translates to MHHYLQINGQRLIGSLFALGELGALEGGGVCRLAATAEDKAGRDFVLARMKALGLDITIDAIGNVTGVYAGEEALPMVMMGSHIDTVGTGGLYDGNYGVMAGLEVIATLQEAGIRPRRPLAVTFFTNEEGVRFQPDMMGSVVFAGEYPLETALAAKDSNGITLDEALRAIGYKGERRPGDMPVDSYVELHIEQGPILDKEGTNIGVVTGVQGISWQELTLTGVSNHAGTTPMSMRHDAGLAAARIAVFARELALSLGGDQVSTVGHISVKPNLINVIPNQVVMSVDLRNTDNAVLKLAEQRLADFVATTAQEEGVAITSRSLVRFNPAIFADEIVNAVEEEAKRQSLSFRRLPSGAGHDAQFMASVCPAGMIFVPCVDGVSHNVNEHSDPKDLVAGANVLLQVVLQRAQRPA; encoded by the coding sequence ATGCATCACTATCTACAGATTAACGGCCAGCGGCTTATCGGTTCTTTGTTCGCTCTCGGCGAGCTCGGCGCGCTGGAGGGCGGGGGAGTCTGTCGCCTCGCGGCCACCGCAGAGGACAAAGCGGGCAGGGATTTTGTTCTCGCCAGAATGAAGGCCCTGGGGCTGGATATCACTATTGATGCGATCGGCAACGTCACCGGCGTGTATGCCGGAGAAGAGGCTCTCCCCATGGTGATGATGGGTTCACATATCGATACCGTCGGCACCGGCGGCCTGTACGACGGCAACTACGGCGTCATGGCCGGGCTTGAAGTGATTGCCACGCTACAGGAGGCGGGGATCCGTCCCCGCCGTCCGCTGGCGGTTACCTTCTTTACCAATGAAGAGGGGGTGCGCTTCCAGCCCGACATGATGGGCAGCGTGGTGTTTGCCGGGGAGTATCCCCTGGAGACAGCGCTGGCAGCGAAAGACAGCAATGGCATTACCCTTGACGAGGCGCTGCGGGCGATTGGCTACAAAGGTGAACGCAGGCCTGGCGATATGCCGGTGGACAGCTACGTCGAACTGCATATTGAACAGGGACCGATCCTCGATAAAGAGGGAACCAATATCGGAGTCGTCACCGGTGTTCAGGGGATCTCCTGGCAGGAGCTGACCCTGACCGGTGTCTCCAATCATGCCGGTACCACGCCGATGTCGATGCGTCACGACGCCGGTCTGGCGGCGGCCAGAATCGCCGTCTTCGCCCGTGAACTGGCGCTGAGCCTCGGCGGCGATCAGGTCTCAACGGTGGGGCACATCAGCGTCAAACCCAATCTGATTAACGTCATCCCCAACCAGGTGGTGATGTCGGTGGATCTACGCAATACCGATAACGCAGTCTTAAAACTGGCAGAACAACGGCTGGCGGATTTTGTGGCCACAACTGCGCAGGAAGAAGGGGTGGCGATCACCAGCCGTTCGCTGGTGCGTTTTAATCCGGCCATTTTTGCCGATGAGATCGTCAACGCCGTAGAGGAAGAAGCGAAGCGTCAGAGCCTGAGCTTCCGGCGGCTGCCGAGTGGCGCAGGCCACGATGCGCAATTTATGGCCTCGGTGTGCCCGGCCGGGATGATCTTCGTCCCCTGCGTCGACGGCGTCAGCCATAACGTCAACGAACACAGCGATCCCAAAGACCTGGTTGCCGGAGCCAACGTGCTGCTGCAGGTGGTCTTACAGCGCGCTCAGCGTCCGGCTTAA
- a CDS encoding M20 aminoacylase family protein, whose product MDQEQLKQQLIAWRHHLHANPESAFEEVKTAQFIAEKLESMGVEVHRDIGKTGLVGVLKCGEGKGVIAIRADIDAIQLTEQGEMSYRSDTPERMHGCGHDGHTCIALGAAQLLLQRQNFNGTVCFVFQPAEEPGYGAKAMMADGVIERFGIEEMYGLHNMPGMKAGTIATRVGGIMASEDNFIIRITGQGAHAARPHMAKDPLVIAAEIILALQTIVSRNVDPNVPAVISCTELHTDGIRNAIPTHVIIKGDTRSDAPAVQALLEERMRTLSEAICAMHGAQCEFTYTHEFAPTVNWPQCVEVAVNASINVVGAERVDGNIAPMMISEDFGAFLQQVPGCFVFLGNGDASDPQGNTPLHNARYDFNDEILLTGAEYFAEVVRTRLPL is encoded by the coding sequence ATGGATCAGGAACAGCTCAAACAGCAGCTTATCGCATGGCGTCACCACCTGCATGCCAACCCGGAAAGCGCCTTTGAAGAGGTGAAAACCGCGCAGTTTATTGCCGAAAAACTCGAGAGTATGGGGGTTGAGGTGCATCGTGACATCGGCAAAACCGGGCTGGTAGGGGTGCTGAAATGCGGGGAAGGTAAAGGTGTTATCGCGATCCGCGCCGATATCGACGCCATACAACTGACGGAACAGGGCGAGATGTCTTATCGCTCAGACACGCCAGAACGCATGCACGGCTGCGGGCATGACGGTCACACCTGCATTGCGCTGGGAGCGGCGCAGCTACTGTTACAGCGCCAGAACTTCAACGGCACCGTCTGCTTTGTCTTCCAGCCAGCCGAGGAGCCGGGTTACGGAGCGAAGGCGATGATGGCGGACGGGGTTATCGAACGCTTTGGTATTGAAGAGATGTATGGCTTGCACAATATGCCGGGCATGAAGGCCGGGACGATAGCCACCCGGGTTGGCGGCATAATGGCCAGCGAAGATAACTTTATCATTCGTATCACAGGCCAGGGGGCGCATGCCGCAAGACCGCATATGGCCAAAGATCCGCTGGTGATTGCGGCGGAGATTATTCTGGCGCTGCAAACCATCGTCTCACGCAACGTCGATCCAAACGTACCGGCGGTGATCTCCTGTACGGAGCTGCACACCGATGGCATCCGCAATGCCATTCCGACCCATGTCATCATCAAAGGCGATACCCGCAGCGACGCCCCGGCGGTGCAGGCCCTGCTTGAGGAGCGGATGCGCACCCTCAGCGAAGCGATTTGCGCCATGCACGGGGCACAGTGCGAGTTCACTTACACCCATGAGTTCGCGCCGACCGTCAACTGGCCACAGTGCGTGGAGGTGGCGGTGAATGCGTCGATAAACGTTGTAGGGGCGGAGAGGGTGGATGGCAATATCGCGCCGATGATGATCTCAGAAGATTTCGGCGCTTTTCTGCAGCAGGTTCCCGGCTGCTTTGTCTTTTTAGGCAATGGCGATGCG